A region from the Solibacillus sp. FSL H8-0523 genome encodes:
- a CDS encoding NCS2 family permease: MFQLKENGTTVKRELFAGLTTFLTMAYVIIVNPIILADAGVPIDQVFMATIIAAVIGTGWMALCANYPIAVAPGMGLNAYFTYTVVLASNGEITYLTAFSAVFVAGLLFILISLTPFREKLITAIPENLKLAITAGIGLFIAFIGLRMSGIVVANDSNLVAFGNITEPATLLTFIGLFVTVGLMTRKINGAIFIGMIVTAIIAMLTGQLTIDKVVALPHLPEGVLVFNPIDAIREVIEYGLYGVVFSFILVTLFDTTGTMIGVAKQAGLMKDGKLPRARKALISDSLATTFGAMFGTSPSTAYLESGSGVAVGGRTGLTSLTVALLFIIASFFGPLVGSLSGVAAITAPALIIVGSLMIGVVKNMKWDDIEDAFPAFLVILSMPLTSSISTGIALGFISYPLVMIFKGRARDVHPLVYIFAVLFVLQLVYMPH; this comes from the coding sequence ATGTTTCAATTAAAAGAAAACGGCACAACGGTAAAGCGTGAGTTATTTGCGGGTTTAACTACGTTTTTAACAATGGCATATGTCATCATCGTCAATCCAATTATATTAGCAGATGCGGGTGTGCCAATTGATCAAGTATTTATGGCCACAATTATTGCCGCAGTAATCGGTACCGGCTGGATGGCACTCTGTGCAAACTATCCAATCGCCGTAGCACCAGGAATGGGGTTAAATGCGTACTTCACGTATACAGTCGTATTAGCTTCAAATGGAGAAATTACTTACTTAACAGCCTTCTCAGCGGTGTTTGTAGCAGGTTTATTATTTATACTGATTAGTTTAACGCCGTTCCGTGAAAAATTAATTACGGCGATTCCAGAAAACTTAAAATTAGCCATTACAGCAGGTATTGGTTTATTCATTGCCTTTATTGGCTTGCGTATGTCAGGAATCGTTGTTGCCAATGATTCGAACTTAGTGGCATTTGGGAATATTACAGAACCAGCGACATTGCTTACATTTATCGGCTTATTTGTAACAGTTGGGCTAATGACACGAAAAATAAATGGGGCCATTTTTATTGGGATGATTGTCACAGCGATTATTGCCATGCTTACAGGTCAATTAACGATTGATAAAGTCGTTGCCTTACCCCATTTACCAGAAGGCGTATTAGTTTTCAATCCAATAGATGCTATTCGTGAAGTTATTGAATACGGCCTATACGGTGTGGTATTCTCGTTCATTTTAGTAACCTTATTCGATACAACTGGTACGATGATTGGTGTTGCCAAACAAGCAGGACTAATGAAGGACGGAAAATTACCACGTGCGCGTAAGGCGTTAATTTCGGATTCACTTGCGACTACATTTGGTGCAATGTTTGGTACGAGCCCATCAACAGCCTATTTAGAATCAGGTTCTGGTGTTGCAGTAGGTGGTCGTACAGGTTTAACATCATTAACAGTTGCGCTATTATTTATCATTGCTTCATTCTTTGGACCATTAGTTGGTTCATTATCAGGCGTTGCAGCGATTACAGCACCAGCGTTAATTATCGTAGGTAGTTTAATGATCGGTGTTGTAAAGAACATGAAATGGGATGATATTGAAGATGCCTTCCCGGCGTTCTTAGTTATTTTATCCATGCCATTAACATCAAGTATTTCAACGGGGATTGCACTTGGTTTTATCAGTTATCCATTGGTGATGATTTTTAAAGGCCGTGCGCGTGATGTGCACCCATTAGTATATATTTTCGCAGTTTTATTTGTTCTACAACTGGTTTATATGCCACATTAA
- a CDS encoding ABC transporter permease, protein MVTKLLKNFNLLIGSVIVGGLLLIMIISFFYTPHDVTAMNIAQKLLAPNGTYWFGTDEFGRDIFSRIMKGTQTAFLVGVITVSIGVTFGVLIGGIAGYFGGWTDEVLSRILDALMAFPGIILALMLVAIFGPGIVNTSIALGVIAIPSIARIVRSGFVQHREAEYVLAAKLIGAKAPRIMFRHILPNISSQIIVAATITFATAMLAEAALSYLGLGVQPPDPSWGRMLKDSQSYLTSAPWYVYAPGIAITFMVLGLYMLSNAVRDLLDPRSKQ, encoded by the coding sequence TTGGTTACTAAACTATTGAAAAATTTCAATTTGCTCATCGGCTCGGTTATTGTTGGTGGGTTATTACTAATTATGATTATAAGCTTTTTTTACACGCCTCATGATGTGACGGCAATGAATATTGCACAAAAGTTACTAGCACCGAACGGCACATATTGGTTTGGTACAGATGAATTCGGTCGTGATATTTTTAGTCGGATTATGAAAGGGACACAAACAGCCTTTTTAGTAGGTGTGATAACAGTTTCTATCGGGGTAACATTTGGAGTGTTAATTGGTGGTATTGCCGGTTATTTTGGTGGTTGGACTGACGAAGTATTAAGTCGTATTTTAGATGCGCTTATGGCGTTTCCCGGCATCATTTTAGCATTAATGCTCGTAGCTATCTTTGGTCCTGGTATTGTGAATACGTCTATCGCACTCGGTGTCATTGCGATACCAAGCATCGCTCGTATCGTACGGAGTGGCTTCGTGCAACATCGTGAAGCGGAATATGTATTAGCGGCAAAGTTAATTGGCGCAAAAGCTCCACGCATTATGTTTCGTCATATTTTGCCGAATATTTCCTCTCAAATTATTGTAGCGGCGACGATTACATTTGCTACTGCGATGTTAGCGGAAGCTGCCCTTAGCTATTTAGGACTTGGTGTTCAGCCACCGGATCCTAGTTGGGGGCGAATGCTAAAAGATTCACAGTCTTATTTGACGAGTGCACCATGGTATGTATATGCGCCAGGGATTGCGATTACGTTTATGGTATTAGGGTTATACATGCTAAGTAATGCTGTGCGTGATTTATTAGATCCACGATCAAAACAGTAG
- a CDS encoding SpoIIIAH-like family protein, whose amino-acid sequence MKVKKRTVWFLTLASLVAVISVYFIVEDKNTPNLLAIFTNNTLDEAEILGVSQDGSQTVTSESEMFQQVRLEQGNKRSQLREQLTQKIASAQLTPEEKNTAFNEMEELIKLESSEAMLEMLIRSLGYPDALVRIDEQKIAVTVMSDEIVSKQQANDIVYIVRTEMDDNVNVTVNTEPFN is encoded by the coding sequence ATGAAAGTAAAAAAACGAACAGTCTGGTTCTTAACTTTAGCGAGTTTAGTGGCAGTAATTTCTGTCTATTTTATAGTTGAAGATAAAAATACACCGAATTTACTTGCTATTTTTACGAATAATACGCTGGATGAAGCGGAAATACTAGGAGTAAGTCAGGATGGGTCACAAACCGTAACGTCAGAAAGTGAAATGTTTCAGCAAGTACGTTTAGAGCAAGGTAATAAACGAAGTCAGCTACGCGAGCAATTAACGCAAAAAATCGCTTCTGCCCAGTTAACACCTGAGGAAAAAAATACTGCATTTAATGAAATGGAGGAATTGATTAAATTAGAATCATCAGAAGCAATGTTGGAGATGCTCATTCGATCACTCGGCTATCCGGATGCACTTGTCCGAATTGACGAACAAAAAATCGCGGTCACGGTCATGTCAGATGAAATCGTATCCAAACAGCAAGCAAATGATATTGTCTACATTGTACGCACTGAAATGGATGATAATGTAAATGTAACCGTTAACACCGAGCCTTTTAATTAA
- the accC gene encoding acetyl-CoA carboxylase biotin carboxylase subunit, with translation MKKVLIANRGEIAVRIIRACKELGIQTVAVYSEADADALHVKLADEAYCIGPKLSKDSYLSFPAVLGVAQKTGVDGIHPGYGFLAENAAFAEACENAGIKFIGPSSDAIKIMGIKDVARDTMEAANVPLVPGTGIVPDIETGKEWAAKIGYPVIIKATAGGGGKGIRVARSEEELVKGIDITQKEAAAAFGNPGVYLEKFIEYFRHCEIQVLADGHGNVVHLGERDCTVQRRMQKLVEEAPSPALSEERRAEMGEAAVKAAKACNYEGAGTIEFIYDYQEDKFYFMEMNTRIQVEHPVTEMITGVDLVQQQLKIASGAELPFKQEDIKINGWAIECRINAENAYKNFMPSAGTVDTYVVPGGYGVRVDSAVYAGYTIPPYYDSMVAKLIVHADTREEAIAKMNRALSEFEVAGPGINTTIPFHQALMNNDVFQSAKFNTKFLEENDILGVNVKA, from the coding sequence ATGAAAAAAGTATTAATCGCAAACCGAGGCGAAATTGCAGTACGTATTATTCGTGCTTGTAAAGAGCTAGGTATTCAAACGGTAGCAGTATATTCTGAAGCTGACGCAGATGCGTTGCATGTGAAATTAGCTGACGAAGCGTATTGCATCGGTCCAAAATTATCAAAAGACTCTTATTTAAGCTTCCCAGCCGTTTTAGGCGTAGCGCAAAAAACAGGTGTGGATGGCATTCACCCTGGTTACGGTTTCTTAGCGGAAAACGCAGCATTTGCTGAAGCTTGTGAAAACGCAGGTATTAAATTCATCGGTCCTTCATCGGACGCGATTAAAATTATGGGGATTAAAGACGTTGCTCGTGACACAATGGAAGCGGCAAACGTACCTTTAGTTCCAGGTACTGGTATTGTGCCAGATATCGAAACAGGTAAAGAATGGGCAGCGAAAATCGGTTACCCAGTCATCATTAAAGCAACAGCTGGTGGTGGCGGTAAAGGGATCCGCGTGGCACGTTCAGAAGAAGAGCTTGTAAAAGGTATCGATATTACACAAAAAGAAGCAGCAGCGGCATTCGGTAACCCTGGTGTTTACTTAGAGAAATTTATCGAGTACTTCCGTCACTGTGAAATCCAAGTATTAGCAGATGGTCATGGCAATGTTGTGCACTTAGGTGAGCGTGACTGTACGGTACAACGCCGTATGCAAAAGCTTGTAGAAGAAGCACCATCTCCAGCATTATCTGAAGAGCGTCGTGCTGAGATGGGTGAAGCAGCAGTGAAAGCAGCGAAAGCTTGTAATTACGAAGGTGCTGGTACGATCGAGTTCATCTATGATTACCAAGAAGATAAATTCTACTTCATGGAAATGAACACACGTATCCAAGTAGAGCACCCTGTAACAGAAATGATTACGGGTGTTGACCTTGTACAACAACAATTAAAAATCGCTTCTGGTGCTGAATTACCATTCAAACAAGAAGATATTAAAATCAACGGTTGGGCAATCGAGTGCCGTATTAACGCTGAAAACGCATACAAGAACTTTATGCCTTCAGCTGGTACTGTAGACACTTACGTTGTTCCTGGTGGTTACGGTGTACGTGTTGACTCTGCAGTATATGCAGGTTATACAATCCCACCATACTACGATTCAATGGTCGCAAAATTAATCGTACACGCAGATACACGTGAAGAAGCTATCGCAAAAATGAACCGCGCATTATCTGAGTTCGAAGTAGCAGGTCCGGGAATTAACACAACAATTCCTTTCCACCAAGCACTGATGAACAACGATGTATTCCAATCAGCGAAATTCAACACGAAATTCCTAGAAGAGAATGATATTTTAGGTGTGAATGTAAAGGCGTAA
- a CDS encoding nitronate monooxygenase, protein MTTGYTLQHKIIQAPMAGITTPSFVAACCEAGALGSVGAGYLNGAETQKFIQAVKALTDKPFSVNLFIQEEPRIDIGVLQDARAALQPIYEDLGIPDTQRVVSTEVFEGQIQAILDEGVKIVSFTFGIPSEEVMNRLKNEGVFLIGTATTIDEALAVQAAGFDAVVVQGSEAGGHRGSFTQELVLVSTAELVKTAKEQLIIPIIAAGGIMNKEHADHMFTLGADFVQIGTALMTTYECKASQVHKNAILTSEQESTTLSKAFTGKFARGIKNKFTEELKDAKVAPYPIQHYLTLHIRKESAIQNKPEYLSLWMGENGYLAREASVQDIIDSML, encoded by the coding sequence ATGACGACAGGTTATACGTTACAGCATAAAATTATTCAAGCCCCAATGGCCGGGATTACGACACCATCATTTGTCGCAGCATGCTGTGAAGCAGGTGCGTTAGGTTCTGTTGGTGCAGGGTATTTAAATGGTGCTGAAACTCAAAAATTTATTCAAGCGGTAAAAGCGCTTACCGATAAGCCTTTTAGCGTGAATTTATTTATACAAGAAGAGCCTCGAATTGACATAGGTGTGCTACAGGATGCGCGTGCAGCATTACAGCCGATTTATGAGGATTTAGGTATTCCTGATACGCAACGGGTTGTTTCAACAGAAGTATTTGAAGGCCAAATCCAAGCGATTTTAGACGAAGGTGTAAAAATTGTTTCCTTTACATTTGGTATCCCATCTGAGGAAGTAATGAATCGTTTAAAAAATGAAGGTGTATTTTTAATCGGCACGGCAACAACGATTGATGAAGCACTTGCCGTACAAGCGGCAGGTTTTGATGCAGTTGTTGTACAGGGAAGCGAAGCCGGGGGACATCGTGGCTCATTTACACAAGAGCTTGTGTTAGTTTCAACAGCTGAGCTTGTGAAAACAGCAAAAGAGCAATTAATAATTCCAATTATTGCAGCTGGTGGCATTATGAACAAAGAGCACGCAGATCATATGTTTACGTTAGGTGCAGATTTTGTCCAAATTGGCACAGCGTTAATGACAACATATGAATGCAAGGCGAGTCAAGTGCATAAAAATGCTATCTTAACATCAGAGCAGGAATCAACAACGCTTTCAAAAGCATTTACAGGTAAATTTGCGCGAGGCATCAAAAATAAATTTACCGAAGAATTAAAGGATGCAAAAGTTGCGCCTTATCCAATTCAACATTATTTAACGTTACATATACGCAAAGAAAGTGCGATTCAAAACAAGCCAGAATATTTATCATTATGGATGGGTGAGAACGGTTATTTAGCAAGAGAAGCATCTGTACAGGATATTATCGATAGTATGCTTTAA
- a CDS encoding ABC transporter substrate-binding protein: MKKYALLFLMVLVAAVLAACSDNTNSSSSGDDAQEIIVRVNDDPDFLDPHKATASISFQMILNMFEGLMAPNTDGSLREALAEKYEVSDDGLEYTFTIRQGVKFHDGSDLTVDDVKYTFDRLMGTNGGEKMKNNFDNVVSTEVVDDKTFKFTLKEPNSNFLYALTALTSGIVPATNDGKHNENPIGTGPFAYEKYAPGMNLVLKKNEDYWRDGLPYLNKVTFNFQSDDQAAIMALLANEVDLTGVPWARMDEVTDEFNTTKQQNNSSLVVTFNEEKEPFNNVKVRQAIAMAINKDDIISSVFNGQAVKLGSNMSPAMGKYHDEKLVDVWQFDVEKAKSLLAEAGYADGFSTKITVSSHNAIYGNIAQIVVENLKAIGINVEIEVVEWGIWLERVYFGRDYEMTAIDLTGRPSAYEILNDYISTNDGENFFRFNNANFDKAMSEVLLETDPDKQVEYFKQAQSILTEEAAAVYIADYQVIWGTDKAVSGLKSYPFWFHDMSEVKMSN, translated from the coding sequence ATGAAAAAATATGCTCTATTGTTTTTAATGGTGTTAGTTGCTGCTGTATTAGCAGCGTGTTCTGATAATACAAACAGTAGCTCTTCAGGGGATGATGCGCAAGAAATTATCGTGCGTGTAAATGATGATCCAGATTTTTTAGATCCACATAAAGCAACTGCGTCGATTTCATTCCAAATGATTTTAAATATGTTTGAAGGATTAATGGCTCCAAATACTGACGGCTCGTTGCGAGAAGCGTTAGCAGAAAAGTATGAAGTATCGGATGATGGGTTAGAGTACACATTTACGATTCGACAAGGTGTGAAATTCCATGATGGTTCAGATTTAACGGTGGATGATGTGAAATATACGTTTGATCGTTTAATGGGTACAAACGGTGGAGAGAAAATGAAAAATAATTTTGATAATGTCGTTTCAACAGAAGTTGTGGACGATAAGACATTTAAATTTACATTAAAAGAGCCGAATTCAAACTTCTTATATGCACTAACAGCATTAACATCAGGTATTGTACCTGCTACAAATGATGGCAAACATAATGAAAACCCAATCGGTACAGGGCCCTTCGCATATGAGAAATATGCTCCAGGTATGAATTTAGTGCTGAAGAAAAATGAAGACTACTGGCGTGACGGTTTACCGTATTTAAATAAAGTAACGTTTAACTTCCAATCAGATGATCAAGCGGCGATTATGGCGTTACTTGCAAATGAAGTTGATTTAACAGGTGTACCTTGGGCGCGTATGGATGAAGTAACGGATGAATTTAATACGACGAAACAGCAAAATAACTCATCGTTAGTTGTTACATTTAATGAAGAGAAAGAACCGTTTAATAATGTGAAAGTACGTCAAGCGATTGCAATGGCGATTAATAAAGACGATATTATAAGCTCTGTATTTAACGGGCAAGCGGTGAAACTTGGCTCAAATATGAGTCCAGCTATGGGTAAATACCATGATGAGAAGCTTGTAGACGTTTGGCAATTTGATGTTGAAAAGGCGAAATCGCTCCTAGCAGAAGCAGGTTATGCGGATGGCTTCTCAACAAAAATTACGGTATCATCTCACAACGCAATATATGGAAACATTGCACAAATTGTCGTTGAAAATTTAAAGGCAATCGGTATTAATGTTGAAATTGAAGTAGTCGAATGGGGTATTTGGTTAGAGCGTGTGTATTTCGGTCGTGACTATGAAATGACGGCTATCGATTTAACAGGTCGCCCATCTGCTTATGAAATTTTAAATGATTACATTTCAACGAACGATGGTGAAAACTTCTTCCGATTCAACAATGCAAACTTTGATAAAGCGATGAGTGAAGTATTACTTGAAACGGATCCAGATAAGCAAGTAGAGTACTTCAAGCAGGCACAAAGCATTTTAACAGAGGAAGCAGCGGCTGTTTATATTGCAGACTACCAAGTAATTTGGGGCACAGATAAAGCGGTATCAGGTTTAAAATCGTATCCATTCTGGTTCCATGATATGTCTGAAGTGAAAATGTCAAATTAA
- a CDS encoding stage III sporulation protein AC: MELQDVLRVAGVGIVIALLHLFFEQLGKKEFSYFLFFVAYLYMTLELLRFLKLFFQEIALFFQWLMAIN, from the coding sequence ATGGAATTACAAGATGTGCTGCGCGTTGCAGGAGTCGGCATCGTCATCGCCCTGTTGCATCTATTTTTTGAACAGCTTGGTAAAAAGGAATTTTCCTATTTTTTATTTTTCGTTGCCTATTTGTACATGACGCTTGAGCTGCTACGTTTCTTAAAGCTATTTTTTCAAGAAATCGCGCTATTTTTCCAATGGTTAATGGCAATTAACTAA
- a CDS encoding stage III sporulation protein AE, which yields METFLQLFATPLQSISHLLLMSMVYIGLYLLFVAIVPNEAALIEQLFVLLFIVSFAQPVIEAFVVLYELISLLQHFFVAVIPILSLMLLTMQSVFTLLAWNPIVILIIQFLLFVATKLLIPSLILALLLDVATKIFPAISFAKASELIRSSILSFIIASVVALTSILTFSGAALIQINDAVKSPIKKLIEQNIPLIGNLIVEGLSFFQKSQSLVSTFIGVSFLAVVFSAAFAPAAILLVHALTFKFIGAVIEPFTNARISSLFDDVGKTLFVACAISGLLGFAIVFIVLLCIFFTQMSIGGSS from the coding sequence ATGGAGACGTTTTTGCAACTTTTTGCAACACCACTTCAATCGATTTCGCACTTACTCCTAATGAGCATGGTTTATATCGGGCTCTATTTATTGTTTGTAGCGATCGTACCAAATGAAGCTGCATTAATTGAACAGTTGTTTGTTCTGCTATTTATTGTGAGTTTTGCACAGCCTGTTATTGAGGCGTTTGTTGTACTGTATGAACTCATTTCGCTCTTACAACACTTTTTCGTCGCCGTCATTCCGATTTTGTCACTCATGCTACTGACGATGCAGTCCGTCTTTACATTGCTTGCGTGGAATCCAATTGTGATATTGATTATCCAATTTTTATTATTTGTGGCAACGAAGCTACTTATTCCTTCATTAATTCTGGCGCTACTCCTTGATGTGGCGACAAAAATTTTCCCGGCCATTTCATTTGCCAAAGCTTCGGAGTTAATACGCAGCTCGATTCTTAGCTTTATCATTGCGTCTGTTGTCGCCCTGACTTCTATTCTAACCTTTTCCGGTGCTGCACTTATCCAAATTAACGATGCAGTTAAATCCCCTATAAAAAAGCTGATTGAACAAAATATCCCGCTGATTGGCAATCTAATTGTAGAAGGGCTCTCATTTTTTCAAAAATCACAATCGCTTGTTTCTACTTTTATTGGCGTCTCTTTTTTAGCAGTCGTATTTAGCGCAGCATTTGCACCAGCGGCAATTTTATTAGTACATGCACTTACCTTTAAATTCATTGGAGCCGTCATTGAACCCTTTACCAATGCGAGAATCAGTTCGCTTTTTGATGATGTAGGAAAAACGTTATTCGTAGCTTGTGCCATTAGTGGCTTATTAGGATTTGCGATTGTATTTATTGTCTTGCTGTGTATCTTTTTTACTCAGATGTCCATTGGAGGGAGCTCATAG
- a CDS encoding ABC transporter permease produces the protein MYYLLRRFVLLIVTVIFVSFITFGVFQILPGDPVLTMLGTEADPAQIENLRSELGLDRPLYVQYFDWMTGLFTGDLGNSIRFSMPVMDLMLDRLPVTLSLATITLFIVCVVSLPLGMFAARRQNKLSDLTLSTATQIGMAIPSFWLGMMLIIYVAMNVDFFKISGYIPWSISITGALSTLLLPAITIAIPQIAINFRYVRTSILEQIRLDYVRTIRSKGIVERTVMYKHVLKNAMIPILTVFGLITAEVMAGTIIVEQVFSIPGVGQLLVTAINNRDFPLVQGIVMYITIAVVTINFIIDILYSVIDPRIRIR, from the coding sequence ATGTACTATTTACTACGCCGCTTCGTCCTCTTAATTGTTACTGTTATTTTTGTATCGTTTATTACATTTGGCGTGTTTCAAATTTTACCTGGAGACCCCGTGTTAACAATGCTTGGCACAGAGGCGGATCCTGCACAAATTGAAAACTTGCGGTCTGAGCTAGGCTTGGACCGCCCGCTATATGTGCAATATTTTGATTGGATGACAGGACTTTTTACAGGGGATTTAGGAAATTCGATTCGGTTTTCAATGCCAGTAATGGATTTAATGCTCGATCGACTACCAGTTACACTTTCATTAGCAACAATTACGCTTTTCATCGTATGTGTCGTGTCACTTCCACTTGGGATGTTTGCTGCACGTCGCCAAAATAAATTAAGTGATTTAACGCTATCAACTGCAACGCAAATTGGGATGGCTATTCCTTCATTTTGGCTAGGGATGATGCTTATTATTTATGTCGCTATGAATGTTGATTTTTTCAAAATTAGTGGCTACATACCTTGGTCCATAAGTATTACAGGGGCTTTAAGCACGTTGTTATTGCCTGCGATTACCATTGCGATTCCACAAATAGCGATTAATTTCCGCTACGTCCGTACGTCGATTTTAGAACAAATCCGCCTTGACTATGTTCGGACAATTCGCAGTAAAGGTATTGTAGAACGCACCGTTATGTACAAGCATGTATTAAAAAATGCAATGATACCGATTTTAACCGTTTTCGGATTAATTACAGCAGAGGTAATGGCAGGAACGATTATTGTTGAGCAGGTATTTTCAATTCCAGGTGTAGGGCAGCTATTAGTGACGGCGATTAATAACCGTGATTTTCCACTCGTACAAGGGATCGTCATGTATATTACGATTGCAGTTGTAACGATTAATTTTATCATTGATATTTTATATTCTGTTATCGATCCACGAATTCGAATTCGCTAA
- the accB gene encoding acetyl-CoA carboxylase biotin carboxyl carrier protein yields MFKVQEIREIIKLVDASSIDEFVYEADGAKVKLKKKNGVTEVVAPKKAVEAAPAPVQAPVAAPAAPKAEVAPAPTATVGDTTELHKITSPMVGTFYQSPNPESPAFVAVGDKVGDESIVCIVEAMKLFNEIEAEIKGEIVEILVKDGQLVEYGQPLFLVKAE; encoded by the coding sequence ATGTTCAAAGTTCAAGAAATCCGTGAAATTATCAAATTAGTAGACGCGTCTTCAATTGACGAGTTCGTGTACGAAGCAGATGGCGCAAAAGTTAAACTTAAAAAGAAAAATGGCGTTACGGAAGTTGTAGCTCCTAAAAAAGCAGTTGAAGCAGCACCAGCTCCAGTTCAAGCTCCAGTAGCAGCACCAGCAGCACCAAAAGCAGAAGTGGCACCAGCTCCAACAGCAACAGTAGGAGATACAACAGAACTACATAAAATCACATCTCCAATGGTTGGTACATTCTATCAGTCTCCAAACCCTGAATCACCAGCTTTCGTAGCAGTAGGCGATAAAGTAGGCGACGAGTCAATCGTTTGTATCGTAGAAGCAATGAAATTATTCAATGAAATCGAAGCTGAAATTAAAGGCGAAATCGTAGAAATTTTAGTAAAAGATGGCCAATTAGTAGAATATGGTCAACCTTTATTCTTAGTAAAAGCTGAATAA